The Fusarium oxysporum f. sp. lycopersici 4287 chromosome 1, whole genome shotgun sequence DNA segment TTCCATGACAGAGCGGATGAACTGTCTCATGCTTCTTGACTCCATGTCATCGCCGGACATGGTTGTATCGAAACCAGGCTGTTGATGCTCGCAGCATATACGTTGTCCAAGCTGAAGAACATTGGTCCATTCGGCGGGAGTGAAGGCGCCCTCGCTCTCCGACAAGAGCAACTCATCATGAGAAGTGAAACCGAGAACGTGAACCGACTTAGCATGATCAATATCGACAGCGCTTGGATCGACGATAATGTCCTTGCCCTCCTCTTCTGGAATAGCAAGAAGGGTCGCCGCGCCAATACTCTTCAGAGGGATGGCAGCGCTGAGGAGTCCCAGGATGGCAGAGTGAAGAAGTGCAGGAATGATAGGGAGATTCTGCAACGAGCATTAGCTTATCGATACCACCAAAGTTTTGACATTGAAGCTTACCAACTGTGCCTGGACCAGTTTTGCGTTGACGTAGGCATTCTCAGGTGTCTCCGCTACCTGAAGAGTGATCTGGATCACACACCGAGGGTAGTCTCTCACAGGGATAAGTTGCCTGATCGCTGCCTGCATGATTGACTCAAGCTGTCTCTCACGGGTACCTGTTGCAACATGCATAAGGAATTGCTATTCTGTAACAAGGGATGTCGGGGATCTCACCTCCAACGCCAGCGGCAGGACGAACAATGACGTCCACTAGAGCCTCGAAGGCATTCTCATCTCGTCTTTGGGCTTCTACAGGGCCATTGACAGCGGCTATCACGGCATATCCCCCGTATGAGAATGTCGCAGAGCCGTCAGCTTTGGCAAGATGTGACAGCTCTGCTGCAGGTTCAGCTAAAGGAgccattgttgttggtgttgggaCGATTTAGTCGTGTAAGGCTGGAAATTTTCTTGGATTTTTGGAGTTTAGCTCAGCGTAGCGCACGGGACAAGGGTAATGGAGCGGTAGGAGATACAAGGTTGGATTTTGAAAATGTGGTTGAGCGAGGTAACTCAGAGGAGGGAAAATGAATTAATGGAATTTAGCAAAAGAGTGAGTTCCCCAGAGTCTCCATGAGTTTGTTGGCTCGATATCGAAGTTACGGATTTCTTGATAGTGGGGCAGTTTAGAAGCTACCCGCAGAGGTGGCTGCCAATCATGGCTCCACAACTCATGACATGCAGCCTTCACGATACACTCAATGAACCTCCATTCTACATCTACATCTACCTATCAACAATAGATCAACTCTCACAATATGGACTCGCAAGCTTCTACCCAGTCCGCACCATTACAAGGCGAAGCATCATCAATACCAAATCTTAAAGACCGACTTCCGAAGCTCGAACCTCGAAAGCGACGCTCAGCTACCTCCAATCCTACTCCCATTCCCGAAACACCCGCCTTACCAACGCCACCCGATACGTCCGATTGGACTTTCAAGGCACCGTCGCGAAGAATCTTGTCAAAAAAGGATCATGATATCTTCTTGTCTTCACCAACATATGAGCTCATTACGGCCTGGGTATTTGGGCTAGCAGAGTCTGTGGTCGACACTCCCAACTCTGCAGTTCGAGACGCCGACCTGAGCAGCCATCTCAAGGTCATACTACATATCCTCGATGAGACGGAACAGCTGGTAGCTAAATCACCTCCGAACGAACAAGGTGGATCAAGATTTGGTAACAAGGCGTTCCGCGGCCTTCTCGAGCTTGCGCAAAGCAACAGTGCAGCTTGGCATCGAGAGATCGGCGTACAAGACGAGGGAGCTATCGCCGAGCTCTCTACATACTTCTGCCAGTCTTTCGGTAACGGAAACCGAATTGACTATGGATCTGGTCACGAGTTGAACTTCATGATTTGGCTCCTTTGCCTTTACCAGCTGGGCTTGTTAAAGCAATCCGACTTCAAACCCCTCGTCCTCCGTGTATTCGTGCGCTACCTTGAGGTGATGCGTGTCATCCAGATGACTTATTACCTTGAGCCTGCGGGATCACATGGAGTTTGGGGACTTGATGATTACCAGTttctcccttttcttttcgGTGCCACACAGCTTTTGCACCACCCATACATTACCCCAAGAGCTATCCATCAAGACCTTACCCTTGAGGAGTTTGGTCACGACTACATGTATCTTGGCCAGGTCAGCTTTGTAAACAGCACAAAGACCGTCAAGGGTCTGAGATGGCACAGTCCCATGCTAGACGATATCTCATCAGCGAGATCGTGGACAAAGATCGATGGTGGCATGCGTCGCATGTTCGTCGCTGAAGTCTTGGGCAAGCTACCTGTCATGCAGCATTTCCTCTTTGGATCTCTCGTGCCAGCAGCAGATGGCATGAGCGAAGACACAGGTACTGGGGAAGACGAGAATGCCGAACATGATCCACACGAGGGCCATGACCACACTGGAAAGGCTCACGATGGCACAGGTTGGGGTGATTGCTGTGGTATCAAGGTTCCGAGCAGTATCGCTGCTGCCCAAGAGATGAAAAAGAGGGGTGGTGATCAGGGATTGCGAAGAATCCCATTCGACTAATGTCGCCACCGCCAAATCAACGATCAATACAGATTCACTAGGTTGTAGACTTGTACCTCGCACCGTGGCCTCGTGACACTTTATACTGCTTATGCAAATAATGAATGGTGACTTGATAGCCATTTGGCTCATGCTCTGACTAGCCTCTCCAGCTCCGTGGTTCAGAGTTCGTCACACGGAGTATTACACGCAGAACGAATGGTTTGTAGTAAGACAACCATTAGAGAGCCCGCGAGATCTAACCTCTGTTGAGTTCAAGATATTAGGCTTATCCAGATTACCTTACCAAGAGGTGTTGACTGTCCTCCATCGTGCAAACGAAGTGGTCAAACTCTCTAGGCCAGGTCACCAGTGAAGTTATAACGAACTCAGTCGCAATGTTTTCAGCGGATGCAAGATACTCCAAAATAATCTGAAGGGCTCAGGAAGGCCATGGGTGAAACAATACATAAACTCAACGAGGTTCAGGCTCTGGCAAATCGTGCGGAAGCTCTCCATGGCATGATCCCCACAGACCCACGGAGGAAGACAAACGTTGGCTAGGGATAAAAGACCCTTGACGTTAACGAATTTATCAGGATTGAGAACAAACTGATTTGAGAGAGGAGACCTTCGAGTTCATAGACAAGTTCCTCAAGTCAAAGCTGAGATTGAAGATAGACTATTTCCTGATTTCAACGTTGTGAAGGGTGGAAAGCAACAGGGGCAACCATGCTGGTCAGACTTCAAATGCTATTAACAATACGTTGGAATCTATTGCTAATTATGCTTCCCCAGATGGTCAACTCAAGCCTGCCTGGGGCTATCATTAATCCTCTGGTCAAGGCGGCTGGTACTTTAGCACCCCATAACGAAAGCAACACTCGTCAGTCACTCTACAGAAGCTGTCGAGGTCGAGGAACAGAAATAACAAAGAGCCGTCAGAGAACCTACAACTTCATAATCTAAGGCAGACTTAGTAGTGTCTTTAATCGTTGCTTTTTCGCTTCCTGATGCAAGGGTTTTGGGTCTTCTGGCTGCCTAAGGGGTGACCACCGGACGATTAGCATTGATTTTCACCATACTTAGCGAGAGCGGCAAAGTTGACAAGCTAATGAAGGGGGGCGCGAACCTCAGAACTCTCCCTAAATAATCTCAAAGGGACAGAGATTCTGACATGAGATACGTGAAAATTATGGCTGATATGTTCCCGGCCCAGGACGATCGAGTTTGGAGGGAGAATATGAGATCCATCGTAGAAACGCGCCGCAATCGTTTAAACAACAGAAGACATGCTAAGGTATCATTCGGTGAATACTTGAGCGTTATCATTCTGTTATACCGTATCTTTCTTCCCGGAATAAGAATATCAGCACAGATATCTCCTGAGGAAGCCGACCTAACCCCTATCGTGACCAAGCCCAATAACAAACAGTCCATATTCGTAGATGTTCTATTACTCAAAACTCTTCTTGTAACCGGGAGACAAGAGAGAGGCATATGGAAGAAAGATAGACGATTAACGTTTCTCTCCCATAATATGACTGACACCCAACAGGTTCAATATCTTACGGTGGGACCTGTAGTCAATCTACTTAACCCACTCCAGCCATCTATTTGTTGCTACAAGTTGTATTGCGTCCTGAGATTCAATCAGAATGTAGGGTGTACTTACTAAGGAGATAATTTATCTCCATAGAGTGACTTGGTATAGGGCAATCGCCTATGGAAATAATAAGCTTTCTCATTCGGCTCGAGTTTATCTAAGACTTGTCTATACATAAGTCGTAGTTGATTTCAAACGATGCGCGTATTAGATGGGCATAATTGACTGGAAAACCATTCTCAGAGGGTACTGGGATGAAAGCCATCTAGTTCTGGTGATGCAATCTCAATTCCACCGAACTTAATCGTCgattgaagaagatctcaacAACGCCCATAGTAGTTCCGCAAATGCCCCTCTCACTTCTTTATATCTCATGCTCACTTAGCTCCAAGGTCAGTGACCGGGTCTTCTTTCACATCTGCATCCTCCTTCACGCTAGACTTCTTACAGTGGCCATCGCCGGAATCTTCAGCTCCCTGATAGTCAGGTAGGAGGTCGCGTTCGTCTTTCTCAGATTCTTCTTGGTCATCCGTCTGCTGGAGGGTATCTGGGGCTTCAACGGTATTCGCCCTAAGATTCTCCATGGCTCAAATAAGTAGTTGCAAGACTGCACGGCAGTGCACATCATTGACTGCTGCGGAGTCACTTGACTCTGTGTGCCAAGACGACAATGACCGATCTAGAAAGTTGACATAAACGTGACAGGCCACACTTAATATGTAAGTCATCATGAATCCAACATTTCGAATTAGGAGAATAAATCACGGCGAAGATAGCCCTGGAAGCTTACAAGCTGGGAACTCGTCGCTCCTACATTTCGCATCTCAGATCTACGAGGTTTTTAATTGCCAGAGCGCTCAGAGAGTTCCCTCATTCAAGTGATAGTCGGTGCCTACTAGGTATGTTGCAAATACCTATTCAGCAACTCTCGAGCTGATCTACTATTGAACGCCTGCTATCGCCAATCAGCGTCCGATATCTCCTCACCCCCTTATGAGTTGCTCAAGCTCTCTGGATGAAGACAAAGTACGTAAAGTAAGAActgatatatatatacatatatacaCATACACATACATATGCAAGTGCCACTGTCAGTAATTGGGGTCGAAAGGAATGCTCTCTCTTTTGACCATGAAGATATGAGAGGTTACAAATGATCGCCTGAAGATTTTGTGATCTCGTGAGCAAACCTTTAATGGGCGGAAGGACCATGCCCTGTTTTTAGGCTCTATCAATGCTGCAATCTAGATAATAGACTAGATGTGACCGTCCAAAAATATACCACGGGGTCAGCTTACACTGCGGTTGGATTGGCTGATAATAGATATGACTCTCATGGGCATGGTGCGAGTATCCCCTATCCCACTCATAATGTCCAGCCAGGCTCTTTCGGTTGTTCTTTCTGTCTATACGCGGTATACTCCATAGCCCCTTAACTTCTTTGGAGCTCCCAAAGTTCCATAAGCCAATTTATGGTTCTTCACTATCATTTATCCTGGTACTCTCGACCGTATGTTTAAAGCACGAACAGGGGTAAGGGGTGGCACTCCAAGGAGCATTGAGGTGGTTTCAAATAGCAGTCATATTCCCAAGAGAGCCTTCGACGCTGGTACCAATAATGACTCGAATGGCATGAAGAGAGGCATTAAGAAGTTTTGTTCATTTATATTATCATAGTGAGGTTGGGTTGACTAAACATCTCATTGCTTTCCTTAACCATAATGCATCAAGCATCAAGTATAGTTCATCCACACATTACCTATCAATGGCTTATAGATGACAAACTATTACCGACCCTTACGTGAGGCGCATTAATATGTCCTTCGTTGGCTCCATAACCGCATTCCTCAAATTTGTGCCGGCGTACAAAAACGACCTGGCAATATCAATCGTGACGCCCATTCATGACTGTAACGTGTAACGAAAATCGACAGGTGACCGCCCGTTGTGGTATCTTGAGTCAAACAAGTAAACGCAAAACTCGCAATAATATCGTAGCGAAGTATGACCTGCTCGCATGAAAGACAAATGAAATAAAGTCGTGTAAACGTATCTCGTTGTGATGTGGTTTGTAAGGATGAGGCCTGCTGTTGGCCTCACAGACGCCCAACTCGCTGTGATGGCATTGGGCCTGTCTCTTCTGATTGGTGGCAACGCGATTGAGGCTCTCGGAGTCTATTCGTTACATGGATGTCCACGAGCATTTCAACAAGCGCCTCCGCATCCTTGTGAACGTTGACAAGATCGGCAGGGCCAGAAGAAATCCCAAGTAAGCTTCCGTCAGCTCGCGGCTTTCGGTACGCCGCGAAAATGATTCCACGGTCAGTGTTCATAGATTGGACAGagcatgttgaagaagaagagtttcTCGAGATGACAGAGCCCCCTCTTGAACACTCGCCAGTGTAGAAAGCGCAGGCATAGCCTCGCGCAAATTCGTCATTACGGACCTCCTTTGCGCGATACTCGATCCAACCTGGAGTCTTCAAAATCTTGCTATGAGCTGTCGTTGATATTTGGAAAGGCAGGTTGACATTTTCCAGTCCATAAGCGGCGAGGAGGCGACCAGACAAGGGTCCAAATTTCTTGCTTAGTGAGTTCATGCTGGCAGGACTTTCAGAATTAAGTCGCTCATAGTCAGTCCATAAGTTGACCACGTAAACGAGATCGAAGTTGTAGCGTTTAGCAATCCTAGCCGCCTCAAATGCTGCAGCAGTTGCAGGCTTGCTTGCATAAGGTGGGGTGAGTGTCAGGAGGGAAGAACGAGGAGAGTCGGGGGCAGAAGGAGCAGTGGCGTATGTTGATGTCTCAACCGCATCCGCATCTGCGGGAGCCGATTCagcaatatcatcatcactgaGGTTGAAAAACTCGTTGAAGTCCGGTTCTCGGAGTGTAGAGCTAGTGATGGAGAGCCTATTTGTGGTGTCTTCCAGGCTAGTCTGACTGATAGCTTTTCGAAGTGGCCTCTGATCCAGAGTTTTGGTAAAATGGCGGCGGATGTCCCTGCAAACTGCCTTGTTCAGAAAGTCGATAGACCTGGATGCTCGAAGTTGAGCAATGTGAACCGGACGAAGCTCTGGTGAAGACTCTGGCGTCGGAGGCTTCTGGGGAGGTAATGCCGGAAGCTTTTTGTCACGGAAATATTGAGGGCTGCGGGTGCCCTCATCTTCCAGGTCTGAGGACGGGGGAGTATCAAGCCGCGAAGTTCTAGTTGCAGGCTTTCTCGAGGGTCGCAATGGAAGGCTACGCTCACTAGGGGCTTCCATGGATGATTTTGGATCACAGgtagatgaagaagcagatgTTTCTCCCTGGCGGGTTGGAGGTCGCGGAAATTGATAAACATCAAAGTTGTCTAGGAAGTAATCGTCTTGTGTAGACATGAAAGAAGCCTTGAGAGGGGAATACTGTAACTTATGCGAATTGAGAAGCGCGTGGNNNNNNNNNNNNNNNNNNNNNNNNNNNNNNNNNNNNNNNNNNNNNNNNNNNNNNNNNNNNNNNNNNNNNNNNNNNNNNNNNNNNNNNNNNNNNNNNNNNNNNNNNNNNNNNNNNNNNNNNNNNNNNNNNNNNNNNNNNNNNNNNNNNNNNNNNNNNNNNNNNNNNNNNNNNNNNNNNNNNNNNNNNNNNNNNNNNNNNNNNNNNNNNNNNNNNNNNNNNNNNNNNNNNNNNNNNNNNNNNNNNNNNNNNNNNNNNNNNNNNNNNNNNNNNNNNNNNNNNNNNNNNNNNNNNNNNNNNNNNNNNNNNNNNNNNNNNNNNNNNNNNNNNNNNNNNNNNNNNNNNNNNNNNNNNNNNNNNNNNNNNNNNNNNNNNNNNNNNNNCTTTGTCAGTGAGAGGTAGTGACGTTGCTGCAGGATGCTGGGTCGAGTCGTGTTAGCGAAGTGAAAGATAGTATTGAGCGCACCTCGTGCTAGAGGTGCACGAAACGAAGAAATTTGGTTGCAACGTACCAGATCTGATGCAGTGAAGACTTATCAGTGGAGGAAATGAAGAGGCGAGTTGTAAGCCGAAGTGACCTTTGGGGTGAATCAGAGCCACTCGCGGTGGAAATTGGTGTTTTGTGAGAACAAGGCAAAACAGTTCAGACTGGAATTGAAGCTGAATGGCGCTAGATGTTCGAGACTGAGTCGGGTGTGACTGTATCAAGCAGTGACGAAGGGAGAATCGCAGGAAGTAGAATGATTCATGGCCACAAGGGCAGATGTAATGAGTTAGAATCCCGACGCAGAGCTTCGTGCTCTTCGAGACGTTGGTTCGATGTGGATTGTTGATTGAAGAACAATTGTATTCTAGTTGATGTGATTCCAGAGCGACAAGCACGGAATGGGGTTGGTTCTGTCGAGCTTGATGTTGTACTATCCTGTCCTCGTCCTTGTTACTCTGTACTGTAATGTGAATTGCGGCAGAGTAAAGCCCTTGGGCCCTTCGCAACAGTGAAATAGTGTGCTCCTGTTCTTGTAACAAGCGATCTAAATGTTGATATTGAGCTGTAAATGATGAAAAGGAAATAAGATGGTTTTGTGCGAGGTGTGAGAGGAAACAAATGCAATTCGGTATGGTGTGAGAAAGGTTGCACAGCAGGTGTAACGGAGCGAgtgaagagagggaaggAACCTGAGGCTGTGTTTGTGTTGCACGAGGCAAGAACCACCAAGGACGACCCGTAGCTCTCCTACCACGACTGCCGATAATGCAAATAAGCAGTAAAAAATGAGATGAATAACCAAGGTCAGGTATGCTGTAATTTTAGCGATTTAAAACAACAGGAACGACCCTTTTTTCTACCATTATCCGTCAAAGAAAACAGCTCTGGGCTTCAGGGAGACTTTAAGCATCACTCAGTAAGGAATGACCAGCTCCAACGGTACATAGGACGTTGGAGGGTAAAACGTTTGTGGCTGCCGCGGGAGCAGGGATAGGGATACCAGCGCCCTTGTCAGCCCCACTTGGAGCAGTTGAGCACACCCATAGCTGACGCCGCTCCCCTGCACTCCCTCCAGATTCTCCCTAGGGCACGAACTCCCTTCGACTTCAGCACCCCCAGTACCCTTGCAAACTTGGGCTAGTCCTGTTCTGAACTCCTCAATAACGCCTGGATGCATCCATTGAGACTTGCTTgtggtttctttttcttcaaagaagagaaacggGCACACGCGCAGCAGAGACATTTGCGAGAGACATGCTTGTCCGAGTGCCCGCAGGATAGCCACACTCTGCCCAGTTTCGAATACTCCGGAGATGTCCTTACGATGTTTTACTTACTCATGAGAAGAGAGGAAATTCAAGTTCGAGTATAGGCAAACAATGACGATACTCGAAGAGAATGTTGTTTCCTACCCCTGTCTCCTATATCTGACCCAAGGCTCTTTCTCATCCCTGCCCTTCTGCGACTCGATCGCCTTGACACGGCAATTGACTTGCTCGCCATCTAGGTACCTTTCCATACACGACGAATCATGCGCTCTGCCATTGATGTCACCACACATCTAGAGTGCTGATCCATTAGAAGACCCAGGTTTATCGCGCTCTGATGATGTTAAGATATGTTACGGGAAAGCGATACCACTGCCGGTGCGAACTAACAAGGGCCATCACTTTAGTCGCTGCAAGGAGCGCGGCTCCTTGATCTCTCCCCGAGAGACCAGACCGCGGTTTGTTTTCCCCCACGATACGGTACAGTACCCTGGGCCAACGGTGGATGACttgctttttttttcccGTCGAAGTGAACCTCCTAGCGTTGTTGTCGCTACTCACATGCAATTCTGACAAAAATCCGGCTAGCTAGGTAATATGCCAGCATTCCGGTTTCGCAGGCAAAATGTCTACTTCTAGTCATAGGCAAATCTCCACTAGCATATTTTGTCTCTCAGATGGAATTATTCGCAAATTTGCCTTGTTTGTTATTGATACAGAAGCAGCTGAAAAGACGGTTGCCTGTCAAGCTGAATCTTTGTATACCGTGGGAAGCTCCAAGACGCGAAGGTTATCAGCAAGAGCAGATCACTTCCGTCAAGGGTAAATTCAGTTCAGGCACGTGCTATGTTGAGTTGCTTCTTATCGTATTGAAGACCAAGAACTCTGTTGTCGAGGTGGAGTTTCCAATTTAGGCCCCTCGCTGGACCCTTTTGCATCCTGGACAATGCCGTCAGAAGTGCGGCGCTGCGAGCGAGGGACTTTCGTTACTGAAAGTGGCTTCCCGAAAGGCCCTTGGCTTGGGGCAAATATCATGATTAAGGAACTATCGGAAATTCCTTGCATGGCCGGGTATATACCGTGACCCATCATCACTCCGCAAGGAGTCGTGGTTTTCCAGTTACGCGTGGATATAAGAAATACGGCGCAAATTTTGCTCACGCTCTGCGATTAGGGTTGTCACTGAATTCTCGGGTGATGCCATCATAAACCTCATAGCACTCTTTTAAATTGATGATTCGAAACTCATTGTTGTCCTTTGGGTGAGTTGTAGCCTCATGTATGGGCTCATTGCTTTGACTCCCAGTTACACGTAGCCATGAGTGCTACTCTTTCGTCTTCTGTCCTACGAGTTTGCCGAGGCCAAGACTTACGCACAGGCAGACGTACGGTCCGTGTCTCAGACGAGCATCAGGATCTGGCGGAAAGCCAGGGTCAGAGCTAGGGTAGACGCTTCAGCATATCATGAGCTCCGCTTCCTAaacctttttcttcttcttaacAGTCCTAAGCAGACGAAATATCTAACTTACAGCGGTGTAATATATGCTCACTCATGAGAACAACTAGGTGAGCTTTCGACGAGCCATTTGCGGACAAGCGGAGTTTCCCATCATTTGGTTCTCTATAAGGGCTCCTGGTTGCAACACAATGCTCAAGTTTGTTCGAAGCACAAGGCAGATATGAAGGTAAGACCAAACAGTTTCTGCATACAAAGAGTCAAATACCACATTCCTGGCAATCATCGCGGACCTTCCGTCACTTGTACACTCTAATGGAGTCAAGTTCAACTTCAAAAACGATGGCGAGCCCTTGTCTCTTTGTTCACAGGGACCCTAGAAGGGTGGGGTCCATATTGCTTCTTTTGTCTCTCTCATCACTGCTCATTGGCCCTTTGTGGTGGCGGAGTGCATGGGACTTCCCCGCTTGTCATGGTTGTTAGGCCGTGCACCTTATCCTCGAGTAAGAACTGCTCGTTCCTAGCTTCTTGTATCCTTGTCAACAGTTGCTGCATCAGACAAAGAAGCTTTTTGCAGCTGTCGACGTAATGAATTGCGGCAGATATCCCGAGTTAAATGTGTGAAAATCACTTGATACTAGCTTTCGTAAGCATAACCCCGGGTATGTGCAATATGAGGCTCACGGTTGCCTGACCAATCAGAGGCTATGTATCGTTATAGAAAGTCAGAAGCTCACCATGACTCTCTGGCACGGGAACGACGATTACACAAATGTCCTAGCAGGCTCTCGACCTTTTGTAAGAGAACCCCGTATATTCTTTTTACGTCTGTTATGACAGATCTCCCATCAGATCTCACTTCCTCTGCCTTGGTTGGTGTCTCTGCTAGGC contains these protein-coding regions:
- a CDS encoding serine/threonine-protein phosphatase 2A activator 2, which encodes MDSQASTQSAPLQGEASSIPNLKDRLPKLEPRKRRSATSNPTPIPETPALPTPPDTSDWTFKAPSRRILSKKDHDIFLSSPTYELITAWVFGLAESVVDTPNSAVRDADLSSHLKVILHILDETEQLVAKSPPNEQGGSRFGNKAFRGLLELAQSNSAAWHREIGVQDEGAIAELSTYFCQSFGNGNRIDYGSGHELNFMIWLLCLYQLGLLKQSDFKPLVLRVFVRYLEVMRVIQMTYYLEPAGSHGVWGLDDYQFLPFLFGATQLLHHPYITPRAIHQDLTLEEFGHDYMYLGQVSFVNSTKTVKGLRWHSPMLDDISSARSWTKIDGGMRRMFVAEVLGKLPVMQHFLFGSLVPAADGMSEDTGTGEDENAEHDPHEGHDHTGKAHDGTGWGDCCGIKVPSSIAAAQEMKKRGGDQGLRRIPFD
- a CDS encoding hypothetical protein (At least one base has a quality score < 10) codes for the protein MAPLAEPAAELSHLAKADGSATFSYGGYAVIAAVNGPVEAQRRDENAFEALVDVIVRPAAGVGGTRERQLESIMQAAIRQLIPVRDYPRCVIQITLQVAETPENAYVNAKLVQAQLNLPIIPALLHSAILGLLSAAIPLKSIGAATLLAIPEEEGKDIIVDPSAVDIDHAKSVHVLGFTSHDELLLSESEGAFTPAEWTNVLQLGQRICCEHQQPGFDTTMSGDDMESRSMRQFIRSVMEAKVAEDLYWK